The Entelurus aequoreus isolate RoL-2023_Sb linkage group LG04, RoL_Eaeq_v1.1, whole genome shotgun sequence nucleotide sequence acttctttatctctttttttcaaccaaaaatgctttgctctgattaggggatacttgaattaaaacatttttcacagggggtacatcactgaaaaaaggttgagaaacactgtgatagtatatatctgtatcatgaatcaatttaagtggaccccgacttaaacaagttgaaaaacttatttgggtggtaccatttagtggtaaattgtacggaatatgtacttcactgtgcaatctactaataaaagtctcaatcaatcaatcaaataaatcAAAGCGCACAGGTGCTTTACTGGCAGTAGGTGGTATTACTCCGCAAGGAAACATAGGTCCATACATTACAGGTATGAACATATCCAAAAGTCTAGTTGTATCAATGGCACCTGGACCCACAAGAAAAGAGCAAAGTTCAAACGCAAACAAACTGATTTAACACTGCATTATACACCCAAATTAAAGAAGCTCGCTCTAAATGGCATTCATCGTACACACACAAACCTCAACGTCGTGCTAACAAACACAAACAGCTCACTCTGACAGGATTAAAGCTTTACTTACGTGTTATGTAGTGTAATCAGCGTGATGACATGGAAGGAGTACAACTTCCTCTCCCAGCAAGACCCGGCGACGTGGCCAGAGTTCCGGGTCACGTCACGATGACGTCATTGCGCACGGCGTGACTTCTTGGCAACAGGGTGGAGAGTTGTGTttttatggaagtagaattgtctcacgtCAACTTATATACATCAATATGGTATTAATACATATGTTTTACCTTGGCCGTAAAAACAATACAGATACACTATGCTAAATATATCATCTTGGTGGAACGTCTGGGTGGAGAAACTATAAGAGATACAGTACAAAAATGAAACAGATGTATGGAAGCTTCCGGGTATTTTCAGTTTAATGACACATAATTCAGCCATTTAAGAGTAGACGTACACCACAGCCAGACCGGGCGTTTTATAAAATGTTATCTTATAAAATTTACCGACGTTGATGAGCGAGAGGAGACTTGGCATTTCCGTGTACGTCATAGATATGAATGAGCCGTGGGGCTGCCATGTTAAACCGGTCGACATCGCCATCTAGTGACAAGCGCAGTGAAGCGTCAGCACATTCAATCCATCATAACATTctaaatcagggatgtcaaactcaaggcccgggggccaaatctggcccacaaacacctgaaaatgatatgtgtcaataaagtacttcatattttctcactaaatgtaatggatttttttcattttgacagaaaaaatatatgtactgcttgaaatggcATGCcttttggttagagtgtccgccctgagatcggtaggttgtgagttcaaaccctggccgagtcataccaaagactataaaaatgggacccattacctccctgcttggcactcagcatcaagggttggaattgggggttaaatcaccaaaaatgattcccgggcgcgaccaccgctgctgctcactgctcccctcacctcccagggggtgatcaatggtgatgggtcaaatgcagagaataatttcgccacacctagtgtgccgCCCTCGATATGTAGAAATATCTAGGCTTTACCCTAACACCTTTTCTTGATCAAACACTCTGAAAAACGTCTTCTTGTCCACAGGTTTATTGACCGTAAAAAGGGTAAAACTGAAAACATACAAGCAGAAGGATGCTTACATTACAGACATGCACACACAGCCAATTACACACACAAGCATActacaataaaacatgcattaTGCTCTGTATTGAACTTAAATGGATACATAAAcgccacaaaatatgtaatttaaGTGCTCTACAACAAACTagcttactatgctaacattcacttcacttcactgtatgaattacgaaaattagcatgactgacttttggccataaaacgtcccaaattacatcacagccaacaaataatacaactcAATCAAATATTAACATACTACTCAACGATACATACCGATAATACTTTGTTTGGCATGAGATTCGAGCAGATGAAAACGTTTGCAAGCGTCACCGAACTAGCTTAAAGTAAAACTGAAAGGAACTCCTTACTGTAAACTAGgcaatgctgcctcccgctgtctaaaggaggaagtgcacctcactgttgaattccaaagtgaacttccatccatccatccattttctaccgctttttcccttcggggtcgcgggggtcgctggagcctatctcagctacaatcgggcggaaggcggggtacaccctggacactgGTTTTACATATATCATCAATAAATTCAACAAACAAGACTACCAAACTGTCTCAAAGGATACTATGGCTTCTCTGGTGCCTTAAGCAGGATTGTCTCTGTGACTGGCCGCAGGAACACTTTGGTCCCATCCTTTCTGGAGACTTTATCTCCACTTTGCAAACTCTGCCATCTTTGCTTGGGAAGACTCGTGTAATTAGTCCTAAAGGCCAATGGTTTCTCTTCAGTTGGTCATCTTTGAGGAGCACTACACTTCCAGACAGGAGGTTTGGGTGGGGTGAATGCCACTTCCTTTGTGGCTGAAGTGTGGATAGGTATTGCTTCTTCCATCTGTCCCAAAAGGTTTGAGCCAAATGCTGGACTTGACGCCACTGTTGCTTGTGGAGATCTTTAACCCAGTCGCCTACGGGTGCAGTTGAGGTACTGACCTTTTGTGTGAGGAGTGTTGCTGGTGAGAGTATTTGGAGGTCATCTGGGTCTGTGGACACTGGTACAAGAGGTCTGGCATTGATGATATAACCAAGAACGACCTTGCTGTTGCTGTAGAAAGTGATGTCAACCTCCATGTCCATCTCTGAGGTGATGAGCTCGGCAAGCTCCACCGCTAATAGTGCAGAACAAAGCTCAAGTCTAGCGACAGTTTGTTCTGACAAGGGTGTAAGCTTAGACATTCCCATCAGAAAGCCCATGAGGTTGGTTCCATTTTTCTCTGTTAGTTTTAAGTATGCAACTGCTGCAATTGCCTTTGTCGAAGCGTCACAAAAGATGACTATCTCTCTTTTTGACACCGCTGTCGGAGAGGCCTGTGTGTAAACTCTTGGGATCTGGAAATTGCTGAGATCTTTCAATGAGCATCGCCACGTTGACCATGTCTCTTCCATTTCTTGAGGAAGAGGTGCATCCCAATCTCCATTGTTCTGCATGAGCTCACGCAGGATGAGCTTGCCTTGTATGGTGACAGGGGCAAGAAATCCTAGGGGATCATAGATGCTGTTGACAGTTGACAAGACACCTCTGCAGGTGAAAGGCTTTTGCTCATCAGCTACTGAAAGGTAAATGTGTCTGACATTAGATCCCAGTTAAGTCCCAGACTACGTTGCATGGGCAGAATATCTGAAGTGAAGTCCAGGTCCTTTAAGTTGATGGCATGGTCCTGAGATGGGAATGCATTCATAACTTCTCCTTTATTTGAGGCGATTTTGTGAAGCCTCAAGTTTGAGTCTGACAGAACCTCTTGCGTCCTCTTGAGCAGCTTCACTGCAGCTTCGACGGAGGGAAGTGACGTTAGCCTGTCATCTACATAAAAGTTGCGGTTGACAAACTGCTTTACAACGGGCTCTGCATTTTTCACTGACTGTCTTAAACAGTAGATGGCCACTGCGGGAGAGGGACAATTTCCAAAGACATGGACCCTCAttgtcaggtgtatttataacgacatggcttcccacacttgaaaaggaaggactcgatgaggctcaggatttcactcgtatttcagtttattaactggaatcttggaaggtgaaaaacctttaaacacacaataataaaagcttttaaataaaatacagcattttgcaacaaacaaagtaagtacattaactcaggtattttataaaggtaagtacatttttaacattaattaatacacattaaccagcatttcacttaacttaattaacttagattaataaggtaaattaggcattaaataaacagaaatatagttcacatgttagaaccatctacttttaaagcaacgtgttttaccttaagttttagcctaaattattttatacagactttagacatgaatttctacaacacgtttaacttgacacttctctattaattcatatgaaatcaagcattttaaaccaatattactgtagtttttaacataaacacttttaacagaaatactatttttatacatgaattaaatgttttactttgccttttaataaagcaaaatccactctctatattaatatacttcaaattacatttacaaggctttaagcgccctaattgcccatttcttgtctctacaagtaaaacaaatatttgtggtgaataagataaagaaaagaaacaaaataagcaccaattgtaccttatttaacagttcaattatctaaataaacattcttctgaagttgagctctgccatcaatcacagcgcataaacttcaacagtcggatcatgattaaacagtccagtggaaagaggtgagctcaccggtagtccgtttggtttgagtcctttttcccatgcgtttgtgaagtgctttcgtggttttagtgatcgtctctgtctctgctgctctcagctccgtcctgcacactgaatgaaacgggtgcatttgtttgctttgtcctgtctgcgctgctcatcagtctgattgcgctcacctgctggagagcgcacctggtgaggcgcgccgcggagcagcgcttctgctgtgacgcgcatgcagcagcacagccgctgtcacacacacaccttcagccgcacctccaggcagatcgccgcaacacctcccactcgaTCTTTGCAGTGTAACCTGGAAAGATCGCACCTCTCAGGCGAGCTGGTCTCCCCTGACCTGATCCTCCGCCGGGATGAGGACGACAAGGCGTCGGACGTCTCGATGCAGTATGGTGCCCTGGAAGTCCTTCTCCTTAGACCTGGACTCTTTAACGACAGGGTTTGGAGTCTTCACCTGAACGCACCCACTTGGAGAGACTTTCACGTGGACATCTCGGACAATGCCTTTGGGATCTGCGTTCACACTGACAACTCTTGCTAGCTTGAACTGACCCCTCAGTGCATTTTGGTCGCAGAGCCACACTATGTCTCCAATGGCAGCATTTCTTTCAGCAGTATGCCATTTACTGCGGATGAACAGGTTTGGACCTGCGAGTTGGCTCCAGGACTTCCAAAAGTAGCTGACTTGCATTTGAATCTCTTGCAGCCTTTTGAAGGGGTAAGTTGTGTAGTCGAATGTTTTGAAATCTCCACTTTGTGTGGCTCGACCAAGCAACAGGGTGTTTGGAGTGATGTATTGGATGCCGTCCTCACGGCACTGGACTCTAGCGTCGATAGGCCTTTCGTTGGCAAGGTTGGCGGCCAGCTTGAGTACAGTCAGGAATTCACTGAAGGCAAGGCCTTCTCCTCTACCAAGGCTTTGTAGAGCTCTTTTGGTGATCTTGACAGCAGCTTCGGCGGCACCGTTTCGGTGAGGTGAATCGGCTGGAAGGATTCTCCACATCCAGTCGGTCCCATTCCTGGCAGCATATTCTTCTAGTGATCCTTTGTTTTGTCGTCTCAGGTAACTGTACATCTCTTCAAGGACAGGTTTTGCTCCAATAAAGTTCGTACCTGGATCGGGCCAGATCTTCTGAGGATGGCCTCGGACAGAAGTGAACCTCTGGTAAGCAAGTAGAAAGCTCTCCGTTGTTAGCGTGTTTGCCAGTTCGACATGGATGGCTCGGCTGGACATGCAGCAGAAGAGCACGCCCCATACTTTCATGCTCACCCTCCTCTTGACATCATCCTTCACTTGGTACGGTCCGAACAGGTCGACAGATGTGAATTGAAATGGTGCAGCCGGATTCGATCTCTCCTCAGGCAAGTTTCCCATTATTTGCTGGCAGGTCTTTGCTTTTGCTTTCTTGCACACGACACACTTGTCAACAACTTTTTGGGCAATAATTCTTCCTTTGATGACCCATGCTTTCTTTCGCATCCGCAGTGTAGTTCCTGCCACTCCTTCATGTCCCTCACTGTGTGCTTCCCGGGCTAGGAGGGTGGAGATCCAGGCCTGGAACGGTAGCAGGGGAACAGCTCTGTGGTCTTCTCTGAAGGTCTGGATCCTGCCACCACACATCAGGAGTCCGCTTGTTTGGTCCTTGTAAACAACCAGtctgtctgttgttgtgtttggaaagtgtacgccctcctgtgctgccaagcataggtctctgaacacatcttctctttcgttcacagtgatgacaccagatgaaggtactgcctcccacttttctttatcgccggggcacaggaatttctttactgctctccaagtccatactattgtcccgaccagccgtcttagattgctgaagcgcctttcgtccagtagcttttggactgctgctgctgcaggtggtcttctgaatctggactctgtttcttggactctttttgggtcctgtgctttctgttgacttcgggtgagtacggcgacaaatgttttcttctgtatttttgtgatattgtctcttgcttgtgcggcgacgtctttggctgatttcttcggccactcactttcaggaagtcgaaggaactttggacctgactgccactcggattcctcagttaagtcatttggactggcccctctggttatgatatctgcaatgttctcgggccctggaatccaccaccagtcttggacatttgtgctgctttggatctcgccgactcggttggcaaagaaggtctggtaaccataactctcccgctggattgcgcctaggacggtctgactgtcgacgagatggtaccacttctcaacatcgattcggcagtgtctctggaagtagttcttcaaccgggcggcaaagactgctccacacatctccgccttcacagggtcacccttgtggtcgagaggggtcagcttggccttagattcaactagcctcacaacaacaccatggctgcagctccagcgtaggtacagcacagcgccatatgcgtgctcactgccatcagagaaggtgatgccacttggttttgcacgtggatttggtggtgtcaggggtctggtgaatctgagttggctcagctctgcatagtcttctaggagctttatggcatcttctctgagtcctttggacaaggcggcatcccaggtgtcttctatgcagtacatgacttttgcttcttgaaaagctcttcggatgaggatggctcccttctgctttgcaggagccacgaggccgagtggatcatagagaccagagacttggctcaacagttctcttctggtgaatggatctggggtttgtcttcttacttcatctctcagtaagtcctgaccaaggcgcattttcctcttcttcttggagaagttcactgcaaccatgacatgtagtgtgtcatcctcaatggtgtaaccaaggccgagggctttgttatcctcttcagtgagctggtttggcaggatcatggtctttgactccatcttctcacctctcggccctttcctcccactttgatcggagtagacccagggcttcatgatgaatcctccagctttaaggatctgttcgatgttggatgtgaggagtttgagatgctggaggttgttgtgagaggtcaggatatcatccacatatgcatcttcctctatcacacgtttctcttctttgaagtgtttgaatgaaggcaagttggcggtctctctcatggcgacttgggctatgcaaccagcaggtttgtctcccatgttgacccttgttatggcgaagtcttctatttcagccttttcagtgtcacgccacaggaacctgtgcaggtggacctctctctcttccaaccagacagagttgtacatcttgcggatgtcaccgagggcagcaaagacaccagctcggaacctcagtaggacagctctgattgggttcaggacgtcaggacctttgattagtatgtcgttcaaactcaggcctctgtacttctggctgctgttccatactagcctcactggggtggagactgaatgtggatttggtgcaatcaggtgacttatgtaccacactggcccagtccaactctgcagaacctctttggatagcttcactgcagctttgcgatgaagcatttcatggacttgtgacatgtaggctgtcttcaactccggttcctttgccagctgcttctctgtcctgaggaatgtggcttcaaccgctctcctgttgttgggtagagatgctggatcttctgtccagggatacttggcatgccagtggggatcagggctgtgatggtctccattcacatacatcaacccgttcttcactatctccatctctctttcttcagccagtgtcatttcttttcccccgggttggcaattcccacagcgacatcctccacatcttggctcacaagcagcttcaatactttcccacttccaccacttcagaaagtctctgctgctagtggctgtattggactgggtgtggggcttgtcgggagactggcaggagattggatctctacagatgagttcactgtatttgactgctgcagttctcatggatcttgcgaagtgtgtctttgatgtgtgggccattaaggtgacttcttcaaagaggtccgggtgtgtgcctccgatcgtcttgccgagggggccgtcccagagcacaaggttgccaacagaacgaaccttctggggtactagctggccttccttgtggctgatcaggagttgcacctctttgggtctagcaaggtctcttaggggaacatctgggaagattttctgtagcttaatagctggaacatgtctgtgaaactctgcaatcttatcaaggccatagcagattagttgatgtgacctgagggtccctctcggagtgttgacccgaatcttgaggaggtagcgcttagttgcaacagacaccttcatccctccaacgccgtaaaccaccagtgtcacatcttcacctctcaggttcaacttgctggcagctctatgtgttatatagttcgtgtctgatgccaggtcgatgagggtcccaattctctgtccatcgttggcagtgacatcaaagagcatcaggatcactggatactcatgcaagccattttcctctagaagacctctttcaactgctgtggtgttgtatgctctggatgtgacgttgcagaaggtgtctcgacactgctgcgccagctcaggggtaagcctggataggaagtctttttgagcttcggtgtatcttttcccctcagctctcactggactggatttaggtgttctttgggactggggtctggcaactggacagagaaggtaatggtgttggtctttgcactctgggttcccgcacagatacgtggtgtttctgcaggggtcgctgctgtggacctcgagacatctcttgcaggcaccgagctgttgtgctgcatccctcttctccgatggctttaggttgatcctaaaccttctgcagaaatagagtcttcttctgtgctttgggtcaccacaaatgatgcagcctgctgtttcactgctggacttggcTGACTTTGTTCTGGCATACTTGATGAGCTTAGTCTGCTCCTTGGCGGGTTCAAAGACGTTGCTCAGTTGATCTAGTTGCTCATATATAGATTCTTGGAACTTTAGGAATGTGATGAGCTTGTCGAAGCGGTTCTGGGGGTTAACAGTGTTTCCTCTGTCAGCAGCATAGGTGAGCCAGTCTTTCTTCAGAGTTTCTGGGAGTTTGCTCTCGATGG carries:
- the LOC133647827 gene encoding uncharacterized protein LOC133647827 is translated as MQNNGDWDAPLPQEMEETWSTWRCSLKDLSNFQIPRVYTQASPTAVSKREIVIFCDASTKAIAAVAYLKLTEKNGTNLMGFLMGMSKLTPLSEQTVARLELCSALLAVELAELITSEMDMEVDITFYSNSKVVLGYIINARPLVPVSTDPDDLQILSPATLLTQKVSTSTAPVGDWVKDLHKQQWRQVQHLAQTFWDRWKKQYLSTLQPQRKWHSPHPNLLSGSVVLLKDDQLKRNHWPLGLITRVFPSKDGRVCKVEIKSPERMGPKCSCGQSQRQSCLRHQRSHSIL